A region from the Deltaproteobacteria bacterium genome encodes:
- a CDS encoding methylated-DNA--[protein]-cysteine S-methyltransferase, translating to MTTPFFALFDTPIGHCGIAWGPEGITGLQLPDAGPRATRARLRARFPAATEAEPPAAVARVVDAIGRLLAGEKVDLSTVTLDMDGVPPFHRRVYEAARAIAPGTTLSYGEIAARLGMPGAARAVGQALGRNPFPIVVPCHRVLAAGNKAGGFTATGGVDTKLRMLALEGAARPAAREPRLFDGNAGLGFDWRTAVAHLKAADPKLGRVIDAAGPANALVLKNTPSVFGALAEAIVHQQLSGKAAATIYGRVCALFPRAPHGPTAEHVHRTAEERLRGAGLSAAKVAALKDLARRERAGEIPTLAEARAMDDAAIVERLIAVRGIGRWTAEMLLIFRLGRPDVLPVDDYGVRKGFALAHGKRELPTPRALAKHGERWRPYRTVASWYCWRALDL from the coding sequence ATGACGACGCCGTTCTTTGCGCTCTTCGACACCCCGATCGGCCACTGCGGCATCGCCTGGGGACCGGAGGGCATCACGGGACTCCAGCTCCCGGACGCCGGTCCGCGGGCGACCCGGGCGCGCCTGCGCGCGCGCTTCCCCGCCGCGACCGAGGCCGAGCCGCCCGCCGCCGTCGCCCGCGTCGTCGACGCGATCGGCAGGCTCCTCGCCGGCGAGAAGGTCGACCTCTCGACGGTCACGCTCGACATGGACGGCGTGCCGCCGTTCCATCGCCGCGTCTACGAGGCCGCGCGCGCGATCGCGCCCGGCACGACGCTGTCGTACGGGGAGATCGCCGCCCGGCTCGGCATGCCGGGCGCGGCGCGGGCGGTCGGCCAGGCCCTCGGGCGGAATCCCTTTCCGATCGTCGTACCGTGCCATCGCGTGCTCGCGGCCGGCAACAAGGCGGGCGGCTTCACCGCGACCGGCGGCGTCGACACGAAGCTCCGCATGCTCGCGCTCGAAGGCGCGGCGCGGCCCGCGGCGCGCGAGCCACGGCTCTTCGACGGCAACGCGGGCCTCGGCTTCGACTGGCGTACGGCCGTCGCCCATCTGAAAGCCGCCGACCCGAAGCTCGGGCGCGTGATCGACGCCGCCGGCCCGGCGAACGCGCTCGTCCTCAAGAATACGCCGAGCGTCTTCGGGGCGCTCGCCGAGGCGATCGTCCATCAGCAGCTCTCCGGCAAGGCGGCGGCCACCATCTACGGCCGCGTGTGCGCGCTCTTCCCGCGCGCGCCGCACGGCCCGACCGCCGAGCACGTCCATCGTACCGCCGAGGAGCGCTTGCGCGGCGCCGGGCTCTCGGCTGCGAAGGTCGCGGCGCTCAAGGACCTCGCGCGCCGCGAGCGTGCCGGCGAGATCCCGACGCTCGCGGAGGCGCGCGCGATGGACGATGCGGCGATCGTCGAGCGTCTGATCGCCGTTCGCGGCATCGGGCGCTGGACGGCCGAGATGCTGCTCATCTTCCGCCTCGGCCGCCCCGACGTGCTCCCCGTCGACGACTACGGCGTCCGCAAGGGCTTCGCGCTCGCGCACGGGAAGCGCGAGCTCCCGACGCCGCGAGCGCTCGCGAAGCACGGCGAGCGCTGGCGGCCGTATCGGACGGTCGCGAGCTGGTACTGCTGGCGCGCGCTCGATCTGTAG
- a CDS encoding toxin-antitoxin system HicB family antitoxin has translation MVQLRSVPPDLHRRLKVRAAMEGISMSDYVMRELRKALERPMRQQVLDRLQARPVRKLKRRPAEVIRTERAAR, from the coding sequence ATGGTCCAGCTGCGTAGCGTCCCGCCCGATCTGCACCGCCGCCTCAAGGTCCGTGCGGCGATGGAAGGCATCAGCATGTCCGACTACGTGATGCGTGAGCTGCGGAAAGCCCTGGAGCGGCCGATGCGGCAACAAGTGCTGGACCGGTTGCAGGCGCGTCCCGTCCGGAAGCTCAAGCGGCGTCCCGCCGAGGTCATCCGAACCGAACGCGCCGCCAGGTGA
- a CDS encoding type II toxin-antitoxin system VapC family toxin, with protein sequence MIVLDASALVELLLGTAQGRRVGARIADPALGLHVPHLADIEAAQTLRRYVRDREIDQESATAALEDLHALDLVRHAHEPLLDRVWELRQNLTAYDAVYVALAEVLDTVVLSCDRRLARAPGMSKRVDLIV encoded by the coding sequence GTGATCGTCCTCGACGCGTCCGCGCTCGTCGAGCTGCTGCTCGGAACCGCGCAAGGGCGGCGTGTCGGCGCTCGCATCGCCGATCCGGCGCTCGGATTGCACGTTCCGCACCTCGCCGACATCGAGGCCGCGCAAACGCTGCGTCGCTATGTGCGCGATCGCGAGATCGACCAGGAGTCCGCGACGGCCGCGCTCGAGGATTTGCACGCGCTCGACCTGGTGCGACACGCTCACGAACCGCTCCTGGATCGCGTCTGGGAGCTGCGGCAGAACCTGACGGCGTACGACGCCGTCTACGTCGCCCTGGCGGAGGTGCTGGATACGGTCGTGCTGTCGTGCGATCGCAGGCTGGCGCGGGCGCCCGGAATGTCGAAGCGCGTGGATCTGATCGTCTGA
- a CDS encoding class I SAM-dependent methyltransferase, whose amino-acid sequence MMPGFTRRALRLSLVASIGLGATAVASAREATPHPHATQAALFEPTPGSRHDFADVEHWRRVFDDPARDVWQKPRELVAALALRPGAWVADLGAGTGYFSRWLAAAVGPTGAVFAIDTEPNLVAHLRRRAEEERTPTVIPVLASADDPRLPPAALDLVLIVDTYHHLDARLAYLRRLAAALKPAGRVAIVDWEKRPLPVGPPPEHKLARAQVIEEMGAAGFALVDEPGLLPHQYFLVFARGAQPIREGQH is encoded by the coding sequence ATGATGCCCGGTTTCACTCGCCGCGCCCTCCGGCTCTCCTTGGTCGCGAGCATCGGCCTCGGCGCCACGGCCGTGGCGAGCGCGCGCGAAGCGACCCCGCACCCGCACGCGACGCAGGCGGCGCTCTTCGAGCCGACGCCCGGGAGCCGCCACGACTTCGCCGACGTGGAGCACTGGCGGCGCGTCTTCGACGACCCCGCGCGCGACGTCTGGCAGAAGCCGCGCGAGCTCGTCGCCGCCTTGGCCCTTCGGCCCGGCGCCTGGGTCGCCGACCTCGGGGCCGGCACCGGCTACTTCAGCCGCTGGCTCGCCGCGGCCGTCGGGCCGACCGGCGCGGTCTTCGCGATCGACACCGAGCCGAACCTCGTCGCGCACCTCCGCCGCCGCGCCGAGGAGGAGCGAACGCCGACCGTCATCCCCGTCCTCGCCTCGGCGGACGACCCGCGGCTGCCGCCCGCGGCGCTCGACCTCGTCCTGATCGTCGACACCTACCACCACCTCGACGCGCGCCTGGCGTATCTCCGGAGGCTCGCGGCCGCGCTCAAGCCGGCGGGACGCGTCGCGATCGTCGACTGGGAGAAGCGGCCGCTGCCGGTCGGCCCGCCGCCCGAGCACAAGCTCGCGCGCGCGCAGGTGATCGAGGAAATGGGCGCCGCCGGCTTCGCGCTCGTCGACGAGCCCGGGCTGCTGCCGCACCAGTACTTCCTGGTCTTCGCGCGAGGCGCACAGCCGATTCGCGAGGGACAGCACTGA
- a CDS encoding magnesium transporter has translation MADTTPTERQGMPARTPLGVELLRHGVRESVELLEHEPDRAVAEALTDFYPDLAVQILWRLPEAKRRQVFALLPAEKREQWSLNVDYPEESVGRLMDPPLGVLRPDQTVAEAVEVLRELTARAMVTYGYVLDERGRLLGVIVFRELLFASPEQHITEVMLRDPFSLRPRTPILEAMKEVLRRHYPVYPVCEEDGRLVGIVRGQTLFEYQTFEISAQSGKMVGVEKEERVSTPWRRSLLFRHPWLQFNLLTAFVAAAVVGVFEETIDKVVALAVFLPVLAGQSGNTGCQALAVTIRGLTLGELTTAGAKKLVAKEAWLGFLNGIGTGISAGLGMFAFAYSKGDPDAAMLSLIVLLAMVGACVSSGIFGALVPLALHRLGADPATASSIFLTTTTDVASMGLFLGLATVLLL, from the coding sequence ATGGCGGATACGACGCCGACGGAAAGGCAGGGGATGCCGGCACGCACACCGCTCGGGGTCGAGCTGTTGCGGCACGGGGTTCGCGAGTCGGTCGAGCTCCTGGAGCACGAGCCCGATCGAGCGGTCGCCGAGGCGCTCACCGACTTCTATCCCGATCTGGCGGTGCAGATCCTGTGGCGCTTGCCCGAGGCCAAGCGGCGGCAGGTCTTCGCGCTGCTGCCGGCCGAGAAGCGCGAGCAGTGGAGCCTGAACGTCGACTATCCGGAGGAAAGCGTCGGCCGCCTGATGGATCCCCCGCTCGGTGTGCTGCGGCCGGACCAGACCGTGGCCGAGGCGGTCGAGGTGCTGCGCGAGCTCACGGCGCGCGCCATGGTGACCTACGGCTACGTGCTCGACGAGAGAGGACGGTTGCTCGGCGTGATCGTCTTTCGCGAGCTGCTGTTCGCCAGCCCGGAGCAGCACATCACCGAGGTCATGCTGCGCGACCCGTTCTCGCTGCGTCCGCGGACGCCCATCCTGGAGGCGATGAAAGAGGTGCTGCGTCGGCACTACCCGGTCTATCCGGTGTGCGAGGAGGACGGCCGCCTCGTCGGCATCGTGCGCGGCCAGACGCTGTTCGAATATCAGACGTTCGAGATCAGCGCCCAGTCCGGCAAGATGGTCGGCGTCGAGAAGGAGGAACGGGTCTCGACGCCCTGGCGGAGGAGCCTGCTGTTCCGCCATCCCTGGCTCCAGTTCAATCTGCTGACGGCGTTCGTGGCGGCCGCGGTCGTCGGCGTCTTCGAGGAGACGATCGACAAGGTCGTGGCGCTCGCGGTCTTCCTGCCGGTGCTCGCCGGCCAGTCCGGCAATACCGGCTGTCAGGCGCTCGCGGTCACCATCCGCGGCCTCACGCTCGGCGAGCTCACGACGGCCGGGGCGAAGAAGCTCGTCGCCAAGGAAGCGTGGCTCGGCTTCCTGAACGGCATCGGCACCGGCATTTCGGCCGGGCTCGGCATGTTCGCCTTCGCGTACTCCAAGGGGGATCCCGATGCGGCCATGCTCTCGCTCATCGTGCTGCTGGCGATGGTCGGGGCCTGCGTCTCGAGCGGGATCTTCGGGGCGCTCGTGCCGCTGGCGCTGCACCGGCTCGGCGCCGATCCCGCGACCGCCTCCAGCATCTTCCTCACGACGACGACCGACGTCGCGAGCATGGGGCTCTTCCTCGGACTGGCGACCGTGCTCCTGCTGTAG
- a CDS encoding outer membrane protein transport protein: MRYVVRGGWRAIAIAMLIATGDRPAGASQLLAPTVGARDAALTGATAAAPTDLMSAFFQNPAGVTLLRETQATIGAGLLFMRAELSNDAGYDETTHNVALAPSGGAAMPIGHDLTLGFGLFGAVGSKFDFKRDPEAGVPRDSFTELGVITLAPTLAWRPREDLAFGVELNPLLGDLKNHVPTPDQSLRWRLRGPGVQATLGFLYRFHPNWQLGLTYKTPGKIYMRGSVGVGGKREDLHFDFDVPQQVTLGLSWSPHPNVTLMTFGRWTDSSAFERSTFRFQDTPALDTPFAPETQDVYRWGVAAEVRVHPQVVARAGIARGQNALEPRSVTPLLSDYNDLIFGVGGGVDIGRWTIDLAGGAGFFDDRKINAGEARVVPGRYAVSGPVVFWQLTRRF, translated from the coding sequence ATGCGATACGTGGTCCGAGGAGGCTGGCGTGCGATCGCCATCGCGATGCTGATCGCGACGGGCGATCGACCGGCCGGGGCGAGCCAGCTCCTCGCGCCGACCGTGGGGGCGCGCGACGCGGCGCTCACCGGCGCCACGGCGGCCGCGCCGACCGACCTCATGAGCGCGTTCTTCCAGAACCCGGCCGGGGTGACCCTCCTTCGCGAGACCCAGGCCACCATCGGCGCCGGCCTGCTCTTCATGCGCGCCGAGCTCTCGAACGATGCCGGCTACGACGAGACCACGCACAACGTCGCGCTGGCGCCGAGCGGCGGCGCCGCGATGCCGATCGGCCACGATCTCACGCTCGGCTTCGGCCTGTTCGGCGCGGTCGGCTCGAAGTTCGACTTCAAACGCGATCCCGAGGCGGGCGTGCCGCGCGACTCGTTCACCGAGCTCGGGGTGATCACGCTCGCTCCCACGCTCGCCTGGCGCCCGCGCGAGGATCTCGCCTTCGGCGTCGAGCTGAACCCGCTCCTCGGCGATCTGAAGAATCACGTGCCGACGCCGGACCAGAGCCTGCGCTGGCGCCTGCGCGGCCCCGGCGTCCAAGCGACCCTCGGATTCCTCTATCGCTTCCACCCGAACTGGCAGCTCGGGCTCACCTACAAGACGCCCGGCAAGATCTACATGCGCGGCTCGGTCGGCGTCGGGGGCAAACGCGAGGATCTGCACTTCGACTTCGACGTCCCGCAACAGGTGACGCTCGGCCTGTCGTGGAGCCCCCACCCGAACGTGACGCTGATGACGTTCGGACGCTGGACCGACAGCTCCGCCTTCGAACGCTCGACGTTCCGCTTCCAGGACACGCCGGCGCTCGACACGCCCTTCGCCCCCGAGACGCAGGACGTCTATCGCTGGGGCGTCGCCGCGGAGGTCCGCGTGCATCCGCAAGTCGTGGCGCGCGCCGGCATCGCACGCGGCCAGAACGCGCTCGAGCCGCGCTCGGTCACGCCGCTCCTTTCCGACTACAACGACCTGATCTTCGGGGTCGGCGGCGGCGTGGACATCGGGCGCTGGACCATCGACCTGGCGGGCGGAGCGGGCTTCTTCGACGACCGCAAGATCAACGCCGGCGAAGCCCGCGTCGTCCCCGGCCGCTACGCGGTCAGCGGCCCGGTCGTCTTCTGGCAGCTGACGCGGCGGTTCTGA